CAGGCCATTTTTATTATTTTGCTTAGATGTTGGCACGGAAATTATTTAATCAGCATCAGTTTATAAAGTACTCACAGCGTGAGAAATTTCATCTGCAATCTACTTTTCGATAAAGTCAGGATTTAATTGCCGGTACATCAACACTGCTAAGCAGCAGCTTAAGACCTATATTATACCATATGAATTATATTCGTTTCACTGAATACAAAAAATCAAGTATTAATATTCAAGTATGCCACTAATTTTATATCATCAATTTGTACAGCCATAAAAACAACTCCTCCTGTCTGTCTACTAATTACCTTGGCTTGATTTCCTGAATCACTAGGGATAGAAAAATAAATTTGCGAGCAGGAAAGAAAGATGCAGAATTATTCATTATTTTCTTCATTATGATAAGTTTAGAAAGGTCGTTTCATTCCTGTAAACCGACCTTTTGTCCTTTTTGTTATGAATGTTTAGGTGTTGCGAGTACTTCAAGGTTGTGCACATCGACAATAGACAGAAGCTGCTTCACTGATTCGTATGCCAAGGGAAGTTTCATTACCAATGTTGAGTACATAATGAACTTCACTTCGTTATCTTCTATATCGACTTCTGTTATATTGCCATGATCAATATTTAGACCACGATAACAAATCTCGTCGCCCTTCAGATAGATTGTGTGAATCCTCTCATCACCTTGATACCGATCCAAAACCTGAATGTAGGCTTTAGCTTCGGTCTTCTTACGTTGGATAGTGACATCGAACCCTGCTAGCTCATTGAATAACCGATTGATTTCACTAACAATTGCTGCTGATACCTTACTATTTTTCTTTGACATTTTTTTACCCCTCTAAATTAAAATTCATCTCATGATTTACCTCCTACGGCTGATGTTTTGTTCGAATGACTATATGTTAACGGGAAAAATTGGCTCGATCAAGGAATAGTAATAATCATTTCATTCATAATAACTTTATATATGGTAGTCGAAAGTATCTAAGATTTTTCAGTATCTCCGTACTTTATTGCTAGTACAATCATATAAGATTTCAATAGTATTCCTGTACATCAATATACATTGCATTGATTTATGATTTTGAGAGTATCTTAGCGTTTAATATGTAAGGACATGATGTAAGGATGTGTGATTTTTTCCTTTTAAATCATAATGTAACACATACCATGCCGCTCAGAACTATAAGGTAAGGTGTGATCTTATACAACAAGCTTCGCAGCGTCAGTTCTACGAAGCTAAAATGCTCACTACTGAATGTGCTCTTGTAGCACTTTCAGTGCTTCATCTTCCTTAATAACGTTTTCATTGAGAGAATACTGCCGATTGGTTGTGCTGTATGTAACAATCCCACTGTTTGTTTGTATTACTATATGATCTTCTTCAACGTACAGATTACCTTGTAGAACACCTGTTTTTGGATTTATGTTAATCCATTGATAATCCTTACATGCGTAATAATCTATAGACAAAAGTATAAGTTCATTACTTCTGAATACACTGATTGATTTAATAACTTTACGTAAGCGACTATTGAACTCCTGACGAATAGAAACATTATTAACATCTTTTAAATCTAAATTAATACTCTCAACAATTTTTTCAAACTCATACACAACATTACCAGCAGCCTTGATTTCGTCAATCCTACCTTCAATCTCACGAATTTTACCTTCAATATTTTTAAGGATTCTATAATCTCGATCACTTGGTATATCAACACTATCAACTATATGCTGTACTTCAGCACAGTAATTGTTGTGGTAAATGAGTTCATCTTGTAAGTTATGTAATTCTAAGTTGTGTTCATCTTCTTTTAAATCTTGTATTTCAAAATGACGTAAATGCTCGATTAAAGCATTCTCAATAATTTCATATTTAAATCCTCTAGCATGACACCTGTTATTCCCTGCGGTCGCATAAGAACAACGACCAAAGCGTTTATCTTTATCTACTTGTAGCAAGATGTGAGCCGTATTACAATGACCACACATAAGCAACCCAGAGAATAAATTATTAGCTCGCCTGTTAATTTTTTTACTTCGACCAGGACTTTTCAATTTTTGCTGTACAGAATTGAAATCCATTTCGGAGATTATAGCTGGATATATTACCAGCCCATCAAAATTCTTTCGCAAATCAGATTGTGTTCGATGTTTTCCTGTCACACGAACATCATTCAAAACACGGTGAACGTTCCAACTACCCCACGTCTTCCCATTATAAAGCCATTGACGACTATTCAATTCATCGCGGATATATGCCTGACCAAAACCTTTAATATATAAATCGAATATTAATCGAATTGATTTCGTATGTTCTATAACTTCAAGGTACTTATTATCTTCAACATATAACCAACTTGGACAACGGGCCGTCAGTACTGCTTCTTTTCTAACTACTTTATCAAACCTTTTGTCCCAATTTTTAAGGGAAAGCTTCTGTTTCCGTAATGATTCACGATGGCTACGGATCAAACCTGAGCTTATGAGGTTTAAATCCGAATTATTGTGATGCACTATCCCGTTTTCTGCCTCATGGATATTACAGCCAGCCTCGATCAACTGTAAAAATGACAAAGCTGCCGTTTGCGGGTTGGTTCGGCTAAACCTATCAATATTCTCAATACATAAAACCGCATTTTTGATCTTTCCAGCTTTAACATCCTCGATAAACGCTAGCAGTACTGAACCCTTAGCAAGATTTGCTCCTGAAAATCCAGACACTCCCTCTGCATTTAGGAAAACAACCGATTCACTACTCAATCCATATCCGAGGCCATCACTATCGGAGTATTCATCAACATAGTCCATCAACATTCCCTGCTGGCGGGACATGCCATAACCCCCCTTTTCGGTGGTCTGATGCCCTGAAGATACCCTACAGTAGCAATAGGCCATTTTAGTTCTCATATGTTGCTATTCCGTATTAAACCATAACTATATTTTAGCATAACTCATGGTGGTCATTGGGATCATCGCAATTCTCAGCGCTATCGGCATTCCTGCTTACCAGAACTACCTGCGAAAAGCGGCTCTCACCGACATGCTGCAAACCTTTGTACCTTTTCGCACCGCCATTGAGCTTTGCGCGCTAGAGCACGGAGGATTAACAACCTGTGATGGCGGCAGCAATGGCATCCCCTCACCCGCCACCACGCGTTACGTCTCGGCAATGAGCATCGCCACCGGCGTTGTCACGCTCACCGGCCAGGAAAGCCTCAATGGCTTAAGCGTCACGATGACACCAAGCTGGGATAACGCTAACGGCATCACCGGCTGGCAGCGCGTTTGCAGCATTACCGGCGACAGCGCGCTTAAGCAAGCCTGCGAAGACGTATTCCGTTTTAACTGAGGGTGAGGCAATGAAAACTGAACAATTGATACCTCTGTGCCAGCGCTACCGGGCATTACTGCTCAATAGCGATGCACACACTATTGCCATCGCCGTTGTTGATGCGCCAGCACCAGAGCTTATGGAAGCACTACGCTTCGCGACCCAGAAACGAATCGACATTGAGTGCTGGAGTCAGGACCGGATGGACAAACGGCTACAGACACCAGGGATAGCGGTAGCCCCAATGCATAATGAAGCCTCGGCAAGCGTAGTTGAACAGGTTAATCACATCCTGGAGCAAGCCCTACGTCAACGCGCGTCCGATATTCATATCGAACCCGGCGAAAACCACCTGAGAATTCGCCTGCGGGTAGACGGCGTGCTGCACCCGCTTTCGCCTCTGGCCCCGGAGCTTGCCGCACCGATTACGGCCCGGCTGAAAGTGTTGAGTAATCTGGATATCGCCGAGCACCGCTTACCGCAGGACGGTCAGTTTACTCTTACGCTTGCAGAAAGACCGGTCTCTTTTCGTATCGCCACGCTTCCCTGCCGCGGCGGAGAGAAAATCGTTCTGCGTTTATTACACCAGGTCGAACAAGCTCTGGATCTCGAAGCGCTGGGGCTCTCCTCTCAACAGCTTGCTGACTTTCGCTCGGCGCTTAACCAACCGCAGGGTCTGCTGTTGGTCACAGGCCCAACGGGAAGCGGAAAAACCGTCACCTTATATAGCGCGCTGCAGGCGAGAAATCGCGATGAGGTCAACATCTGTAGCGTGGAAGATCCGCTGGAGATTCCGATTGTGGGGATGAATCAGACGCAGATTAATCCCCGTGCCGGGCTAACCTTCCATAGCGTACTGCGCGCCCTGCTGCGTCAGGACCCCGACATCGTAATGGTGGGCGAAATACGCGATGCGGAAACGGCTGAAATTGCGATAAAAGCGGCGCAAACCGGACACCTGGTCCTCTCTACCTTACACACCAATTCGACCAGCGAAACCCTGGTGCGCCTGCAGCAAATGGGTGTCGCTCGCTGGATGATCTCATCAGCACTCTCGCTGGTTGTTGCTCAACGCCTTGTGCGCAGATTGTGCCCACACTGTCGCCGGGAAACCGGCAGCTCGGCCGATGTCCCGCATAGCCTGTGGCCACGAGCGCTTCCTCGCTGGCAGGCTCCAGGCTGCCAGCACTGTTATCACGGCTACTACGGGCGACTGGCGCTATTTGAGCTTTTACCCGTTAACACCGCGCTACGGCAAGCCATAACTCAGGAGCTTAGCGCTACCGAAATCGAATCCCTGGCGCGAGAAGCGGGAATGATGACGCTGTTTGAGAGCGGCTGTCTGGCCGTGGAACGAGGACTGACCAGCCTCGAAGAGGTGGTTCGCGTTCTGGGGATCCCACATGGCGACTAAGCGGCTGTGGCGCTGGCGTGGTATCGATGTTCAGGGCGTCCCCTGTCAGGGCACGCTTTGGAAAGAGAATCGCCCGCTGGCATTGCAGATGTTGCAGCAGGAGCGAATCATCCCACTGACGCTGCGCCGCTGTAGCGTGCAAAATTCACTGTGGCATCCACGCCACAGCGGTGAAATCATCCGCCAGCTAGCCGCGCTACTGCAAGCTGGCCTCCCACTGGCGGAGGGGCTGGAACTGCTGGCGCAACAGCAACCCAATGCACAATGGCAGGCCCTGCTGCAAACGCTGGCTGATGACCTGGCGCAAGGCATTTCGCTTTCGGCTGCCCTGGAGAAATGGCCTGAAGTATTTCCCCCACTCTATTTGGCCATGATCCGTACCGGTGAGCTCACCGGCAAGCTGGAACTTTGCTGCACACAGTTAGCCCTTCAGCAGCGAGAACAGCTTCTTCTTAGCGAGAAAGTGAAAAAAGCGCTGCGCTATCCGATTATTATTTTATTCCTGGCGCTGCTGGTGGTCATGGGGATGCTGTGCTTCGTCTTACCGGAGTTCGCCGCTATCTATCAAACCTTCAATACTCCGCTACCATTACTGACCCGAGCGGTGATGAGCGTCGGCGATGGGCTAACTCACTATTGGCCTGTTCTGGCTGTACTGGTCATTTTACCTGCAATTATTAATCGGTTGATTCGCCAGAGACTGGGCTGGTTGCTGCATCGCCAAAAGCTACTCCACGCGCTGCCAGTATTTGGTAAATTGCTGAGTGGGCAACGGCTTAGCCAGATTTTCACCGTACTTGCGTTAACGCAAAGCGCGGGTATCAGCTTCTTACAGGGCCTGCAAAGCGTGGAGGAAACCCTAAGCTGCCCGTTATGGCGACAAAGGCTCCAGCAGGTCGGTCTGCAAATTACCCATGGTGAACCCATCTGGCAGGCGCTGACTCATAGCGGAGGTTTTACACCGCTCTGTCTACAACTCATTCGTACCGGTGAAGCTTCAGGTTCGTTGGATACTATGCTGGAGAATCTGGCTCGCCATCATAGTGAGCAAACGCATCAGCAGGCAGATAACCTGGCAACCTTACTTGAACCTATAATGCTGGTGATAACTGGAGCGATTGTCGGAGTGCTGGTTGTGGCAATGTACTTACCCATTTTTCATCTGGGTGATGCCATTAGCGGGATGGGCGGATAAACGCTGGCGCGAATGCGCCAGCGAGAGGCATTACAGGCTATTGAACACGCGGTTCTCTTGTTCCTGTACGCGAATAAAGGTAGTACGCTTGGTCAGTTCCTTCAGACGTGAAGCACCCACATAGGTACACGCTGAACGCAGGCCGCCGAGGATATCACGCGCGGTATTTTCAACCGGACCGCGCAGAGGCAGCTTAACAGTTTTACCTTCTGCTGCACGATACTGAGCGACACCGCCAACGTGACGGGTCATTGCTGATTCAGAGCTCATACCGTAAAACAGCATGAATTTTTCACCATTTTCTTCAACTACGGTACCGCCGCTCTCTTCGTGACCTGCCAGCATACCGCCCAGCATCACGAAATCAGCACCACCGCCGAATGCCTTAGCCACATCGCCAGGCATGGTACAGCCACCATCACTAATGATCTGCCCGCCCAGGCCATGTGCCGCATCGGCACATTCGATAACAGCGGAAAGCTGAGGGTAGCCCACGCCGGTTTTCACACGGGTAGTACATACAGAGCCCGGACCGATACCGACTTTCACAATATCAGCGCCAGAAAGAACCAATTCTTCACACATTTCACCGGTAACAACGTTACCCGCAATAATGGTTTTTTGCGGCCAGGCTTCGCGGGCTTTGGCAACAAACTGCACAAAGTGTTCGGAATAACCATTTGCGACGTCAATACACACGAAGCTAAGCTGCGGATTCTGGGTCAGGATCTGTTGAGTTTTTTCAAAGTCTGCATTGGAAGTGCCAGTAGAGACCATGACGTGTTTCACTATATCTGCGGATTCGCCCTGTACAAACGCCTGCCACTGCTCAACGCTGTAATGCTTATGGACTGCAGTCAGAACGCCAAAGGAGGCCAGAGCTTTAGCCATAGCAAAGGTGCCGACAGTATCCATATTGGCCGCAATGATTGGCACACCGGACCAGGTCTGGCCAGAGTGTTTGAAGGTGAATTCACGTTCCAGCTGTACATCAGAACGGCTTTTGAGGGTAGAACGTTTCGGGCGGATAAGAACGTCTTTAAAACCAAGCTTCAAATCTTCTTCAATACGCATGTGCGAATTCCTGGGGTTAATTGCATTATTGTGAGAGCACAACTCCAGTGACGTTATCATACGCACGAATCATGACCGCGCAAGACTGCGATTTTCACTTTTTTTACGCTACAATCGTATAAATTTACCTGGTGAATAGCCAAAAGTGATTTTGCAACACTCAATCACCAACGTATCATTTTTAACCAATTGATTTACATGTACAAAAAAACCAGAATGCGTTGTGAAAGCAATTTATCGGCTTGACAACCAACCGATAAAAACCGCCCCCACAGTG
This Klebsiella sp. RHBSTW-00484 DNA region includes the following protein-coding sequences:
- a CDS encoding recombinase family protein — its product is MSRQQGMLMDYVDEYSDSDGLGYGLSSESVVFLNAEGVSGFSGANLAKGSVLLAFIEDVKAGKIKNAVLCIENIDRFSRTNPQTAALSFLQLIEAGCNIHEAENGIVHHNNSDLNLISSGLIRSHRESLRKQKLSLKNWDKRFDKVVRKEAVLTARCPSWLYVEDNKYLEVIEHTKSIRLIFDLYIKGFGQAYIRDELNSRQWLYNGKTWGSWNVHRVLNDVRVTGKHRTQSDLRKNFDGLVIYPAIISEMDFNSVQQKLKSPGRSKKINRRANNLFSGLLMCGHCNTAHILLQVDKDKRFGRCSYATAGNNRCHARGFKYEIIENALIEHLRHFEIQDLKEDEHNLELHNLQDELIYHNNYCAEVQHIVDSVDIPSDRDYRILKNIEGKIREIEGRIDEIKAAGNVVYEFEKIVESINLDLKDVNNVSIRQEFNSRLRKVIKSISVFRSNELILLSIDYYACKDYQWININPKTGVLQGNLYVEEDHIVIQTNSGIVTYSTTNRQYSLNENVIKEDEALKVLQEHIQ
- the ppdD gene encoding prepilin peptidase-dependent pilin translates to MVVIGIIAILSAIGIPAYQNYLRKAALTDMLQTFVPFRTAIELCALEHGGLTTCDGGSNGIPSPATTRYVSAMSIATGVVTLTGQESLNGLSVTMTPSWDNANGITGWQRVCSITGDSALKQACEDVFRFN
- the gspE gene encoding type II secretion system protein GspE, whose amino-acid sequence is MKTEQLIPLCQRYRALLLNSDAHTIAIAVVDAPAPELMEALRFATQKRIDIECWSQDRMDKRLQTPGIAVAPMHNEASASVVEQVNHILEQALRQRASDIHIEPGENHLRIRLRVDGVLHPLSPLAPELAAPITARLKVLSNLDIAEHRLPQDGQFTLTLAERPVSFRIATLPCRGGEKIVLRLLHQVEQALDLEALGLSSQQLADFRSALNQPQGLLLVTGPTGSGKTVTLYSALQARNRDEVNICSVEDPLEIPIVGMNQTQINPRAGLTFHSVLRALLRQDPDIVMVGEIRDAETAEIAIKAAQTGHLVLSTLHTNSTSETLVRLQQMGVARWMISSALSLVVAQRLVRRLCPHCRRETGSSADVPHSLWPRALPRWQAPGCQHCYHGYYGRLALFELLPVNTALRQAITQELSATEIESLAREAGMMTLFESGCLAVERGLTSLEEVVRVLGIPHGD
- the hofC gene encoding protein transport protein HofC, whose protein sequence is MATKRLWRWRGIDVQGVPCQGTLWKENRPLALQMLQQERIIPLTLRRCSVQNSLWHPRHSGEIIRQLAALLQAGLPLAEGLELLAQQQPNAQWQALLQTLADDLAQGISLSAALEKWPEVFPPLYLAMIRTGELTGKLELCCTQLALQQREQLLLSEKVKKALRYPIIILFLALLVVMGMLCFVLPEFAAIYQTFNTPLPLLTRAVMSVGDGLTHYWPVLAVLVILPAIINRLIRQRLGWLLHRQKLLHALPVFGKLLSGQRLSQIFTVLALTQSAGISFLQGLQSVEETLSCPLWRQRLQQVGLQITHGEPIWQALTHSGGFTPLCLQLIRTGEASGSLDTMLENLARHHSEQTHQQADNLATLLEPIMLVITGAIVGVLVVAMYLPIFHLGDAISGMGG
- a CDS encoding GMP reductase, encoding MRIEEDLKLGFKDVLIRPKRSTLKSRSDVQLEREFTFKHSGQTWSGVPIIAANMDTVGTFAMAKALASFGVLTAVHKHYSVEQWQAFVQGESADIVKHVMVSTGTSNADFEKTQQILTQNPQLSFVCIDVANGYSEHFVQFVAKAREAWPQKTIIAGNVVTGEMCEELVLSGADIVKVGIGPGSVCTTRVKTGVGYPQLSAVIECADAAHGLGGQIISDGGCTMPGDVAKAFGGGADFVMLGGMLAGHEESGGTVVEENGEKFMLFYGMSSESAMTRHVGGVAQYRAAEGKTVKLPLRGPVENTARDILGGLRSACTYVGASRLKELTKRTTFIRVQEQENRVFNSL